The sequence GTTCAGGGCATGACATAATCCCAGCCCAGGACTCCATGGGAGGAATCCTTTTGAAGGTTTACTAGCCTGGCTAATTACAATAAAACTAGGAAGGTGCTGCACTCGAAATGATTAACAGTTAATAAGTGGAGGTTTCtgctttcttgtgctttttgctAGGAAACAAACCAGAGCAATTCTGGCTGTGTCAGTGGTGGTTTCTTTTAGGAATGAGGTCAGCCAGAGGCACGCTAACACATTTTCACGAAGCCACTGTCCATCTCTGTTGCTGGTAGCAGATAATGTGATTAAAAATATGTCactttcttgcttctttctctgtgtgttgCCTTTCTGCCTTTCCTTAAGCTTGAGCAGTGGCAATGGCCTGCAGGatttatttgctgtttgttgacattttcactttctgatGCGCATCCTTAGGTTACCCTGTAGATTTCAGCCTGTGTCGGGCACAGAGGGATGGTTGGAGGAAAGGCAGCGTTGGCTGGAAATGCCCCTTCCACCCTCAGTCCCTCCCAAAACGCCTGTATTAACACACttaaaatctgaatttgaaTATGTGCTTCCATATATAGTCCTGTTTAGCTGTTATggtcattaaaatatttatttgctacCCATTCCAGCACGTTTATCATACTTTTGGGAGGATGTGTCATTACATGTCACCTGTAGTAAGTCCATAGTGTCTCATTCTCTGCTGTGTACAGGTCTGCTACATCCCAGTGCTCCTACCACCCTGCACCCGCCTGcccctgtgctgctgtctcGTCTCCTGTCGATCTCCAAGGGCTGCTGGGGGTCGTGGCCGGGGTTAGTGTCACACTTCCACAGTTCAGAGGTGAGAAATTCTGTGCACTTGAACAGAAGCTGTGAGGGGTGAGTGCACGGACATGGGAAAGCGATGAGAGAGGGTTGTGGGCTAAGCTGGAAGCTGGTGGGTGGAGGCAGCAGCGTGACACCCACGAGACTCCAAAGCCACCGGGAACCTCGATAACTTCAAGCCCCGTCTTGGGGTTTCTGTTGGCCACCACAGGCCAGCTGCCCCAGGGATCTGTGGGGAGAAAGACCCAACCCCACAAGCGCTGCTGGAGCCCTACATCCACCTGTCTCCAACGTTTCCAGAGCACAGGCAGCTCCCGAGGAGCAACCAGAGCTACTGGGTCCTGGCCCGGGGCCGAGCCCGTCGGGGGCTGTGGGTGGCTGGGCCCTGGTGTGGCAGGCGAAGTGCTGTCGGAACAAAACTGAATTGAAGTgattcttttcctctccccttggCCCGCGAGGAAATCTTTTTCCATCTACTATAAAACATGGTCCTTAATAGTGCTGAAGTGTTCTacgtattttaaataaacatgagTGGATTTGAGCCCAGGAGGACATGAAAGAATGCAGCATTTGCGGGGTACCGGCCCGGCACACATGTCAGCAATTTGGCTGCCTTGTGTactttggcttttaaaaaagcatttaaaagtaaacaaatgaaGTAAAATCTGGCAGCTGGATTTCAAAGTAAATTGCTTTCAGCTGATATACCCCGTTTCCAGCTTGCTTGGGTAGTATCAAGCCATACACATCCAGCGAGAAGAGCGAGCGGCCAAGGAGAAGAgccggggtgggagggagaaCAAAAGCAGGGAAGTTCTGTGGATTtaattcttccatttccttcctttgcacCAAACACTCCCCGCCTGTCACTGCCCTTGTGTCAGACACGCAGGTTAATGCTTCAGACAGCAAAGTACCCTCCATCTTCTCTTggcccctgtgctgctgggctctgcGTCCCTTCCATCAGGCTTGGAGCAcggatgggatggggtgggtgGGAGCAGCATCCATGGGACAGTGTTATTGGCAGAGCAGAGCCTTACGCTCAGTTGTGACTTGCAGCGGTGCTGGAGCTGCTCCATCAAACCCTCATCCCTTCTGCTGCCCCCCGAGGGTGGGGAGAGCCCCGTCCCACGGCCCCAAACCCCACAGAGCGGCGGGATGAACCCACCCTTCGAGGGGTCCGCAGAGGCGTGGGCCAGGGCgctgctcccccagcactgccagcccGGGGAGGGCATCACCCCTGCGCCGGCGGAGGGAAGCGGAGCTGGAAACGGCAGAGATAAGGCGGTCGTTGGAGGAGCGCGGGCTGTGGCGAGGCCCCGCTCCTCCGGAAGGGCCTGGTGCGTCCCCCGAAGGAGGAGACTCAGCAAATGCTGACAGATAATAACGAGGTCCCGGGCTGGACAAAGAGGGGAGGTTGCTGAGGTCACGCTTTGGCTCAGCTTTGGGCTCCTTCTGCTTTGACTCGTGTTTCCTCAAGTTTATAAAACTTTCTGCGGGTTGGTTCAGTGGAAAGGGCAGAGGAAACTGGTGGGTCTGAAATCCTGgcgctgtggggctggggcagggctgctccGAGCCCTCCGGCAGCCCCTGCACGCACGGAAGGTGTGCCCGGGGCAGGGAGCGGTGCACGCGGCAAGCTCGGGGCAAGGGCAGAAGCCACCAAGTGTCCCTTAGGGGCTTCCAGCGGTGACATGAGCTCCTGCTGCGGCACGGGAGCGCCCGGGGGTGtgatgctgcaggcagggatgcggtgctgcaggcaggagggcgatgctgcaggcaggggtgtgatgctgcaggcagggctgtgatgctgcaggcaggggtgcTGCCAGATGTAACCTGCAAGGCGAAACCTTCTGGGTGAGCGTCGCAGCACACAGAGGCAGCCGGGGCTCAGCCAGCGTCCTCGGCACACGCTACTGTAACCGAAGCCAGTGGGGCTGGCAGCGCCTGCGCTCCGGCACGGCTCTCATCAGCCCTTGGCACAGGAGGCCCCTGGCACCGGTGTCGGGCGCTGGCAGCACCCGCACGCACCTGCCGGCTCCAGCGAGCTCACCGGCCAGTTCTTGGCTCTCGTTAACGTGATGGAAAGTCATTTTTTGGGcccttcccctctgccacccaggTGGGCTccagcaccctgccctggcCGTTGGGCGCACTGGGGGTGGCTTCTCCCTCCCAGGGAAGGCAGCCACCCCCCCGCTGCGGCCAGGGAATGGGACATAATGCAGAGGAATCTGGCAATTTCTTTGATCTCTTTTTAAGAAGGGCTGTTGGCTCCCAGCTGGTCCCCGTGGGGAGCACACAGGGCTGCTGAGCTTTGCCCCAGCTCGGGACGCATGCCTGCACCCTCCGGGTCCCACCACCTTTTAATTGCTCCCTGGATGTTATTTTTGAGAGCGAAGCAGCCGAGCGGGACCCCCACGCTGTCTCCCGCAAGCCGCAGGGTCTCCTCCACGCTGGGAACGGCTGTGCCGGCTCTGGGAACCTTGGTGCCCCTGTGGCACGTGCCCCCCGGGGGCCGCTTTGCTTCGCCTCCTTCGCACGGGGTTTGTGCTCGCCCTGCCCGGCCTTTGCTGCCTGCTCCGGCTGATGCGAAACGTGGCAGTAACCCCCGGGCACCCCCTGCGCCGGAGGGTGTTTGGTCCCCAAGAACTGATGGGCAAATACAGCGGTGGTGGGCGGGCAGAGGGGATTGGGACCTGAAATCCCTGGGGTGGGGTTGATGTGGACGCTGATAAGATGGGGAGGGTGCGCCCACGCCGGGGCTCTAGGCAAGGGTTGACGCGGAGGATGCTCTGCGTGGGAGAGCGGCCGTGGGTACAGGTGGGGACCGCTGCGGCCCTCCTTGGGCGGGAGGCAAACGACCCCGGCGAAGGCAGTCGCTCTGGATGGCCCCGTGATTAATGGGAAGAATATGTAAATGTATATGGCCGTTGCCATGGCTACGGCAGGACTccgggctggggcaggcagagcccccggcccggcccgggtCAGGATTTGCATTCCCAGTGCACCCTGTGGTGCTGGCACGGGAGCAGCTGTGCCAACACCAGTGCCACCGCCACGTCCCCAGCGCGGGCAGGGGGACAGTCCCCCAGCGCACTGTCCCACCACCCTGCAGCCACTGGCTGCTGCGCGGCAGCATCAGcccggggctgcagcccctcacCGAGATGGGTGCACCCCAGCCTGGCCACGGGGTCCCCAGGGAGAAAACACCCTCACGGGAGAGAAGGATGTCCCTTGGGTCCCATGGTCAGGTCTGGTCAcgcagcagcagagagcagggtgCAGccaggggatggggacggggatgggaACGGGAtagggatggggacggggatgggaatgggaatgggattgggatggggatggggatgccCAATGTGCCCAagaccctcctgccccaggtgCACCAggcctgcccagccccacctCGCACCAGGCCCAGGAGAAGCCCTTCCCAGCAGCTCGTTTGTGACTGATCCTATAAAGCTGGGAGGGAAAAAGGAGCTTCCCCTGCATGgagcctgcagagctgcctctgcctgccaTGGGCCCTGGTGAGTGCTGGGGGTACAGGGTCCTGGGGGGGAGGAGATGTGCCACGGGTTGGGTTGTGTCACCAGCGTGGTGCCCGGCAGCGCTTGTGCCTGTGCCggggtggctgcaggcagagggtgAGGTTGCAGCCCATTGGTGTTCAAGCACCCAGCACCAAGAAGTTCCTGGTTACCCGTCGTTTGTGTGTCTCCTTTCCCCTGTGCAGTGAGCAAAGAGGTTTTAAAACTCCATACGAGTTACTCTTGTTAGTTATCAGTGAGTCTGGCAAACTGAAACACGGCGTGCGGGAGGGATGGGAGCTGCGCCCGCACCGGGCTTAACTCGCGCCGCGGCATCGGcagcccacagccctgctggcCGTGGGGGCTGCTTGGGGCTGGGTTTTGTGCTGACAGTGTTCGTTTTCGTAGTCAttctcaaattattttgcaaacCCGACTCAAAGCAAGACTGTGAGTTACCGATCCCAAACCAAAGCCCCTCCCAGCGTGGCTGGGCAGGAGCTCCCACAGGCAGGGACCCTGCGGTGCCGGCGCAGCATGTGGCTGTCCCTGCactgcccagggctggagggCATCTGGGGCACGGGGACCCCCAggcccgcagccccctccccggctgGCCCCGTCTCTCCCCGTTGCCGCCGGCAGGCGTGCGCAGCCGGGCTCTCCGCCTGCCATTTCCTTATAATTTAAGAGCCTTCCTCACAttaatctctttatttttattttgacaaatgTATGTTTCCAGGAAGTTGCTGAGGTCAAAGCAGCATCTGTTGCTCGTTATTTTGGGGGATGCAGAGGGTCTTTGTGAGGGTTTCCAAAGCAACAAGGAATTAAGTGGTTTGtaaagcagagagcagggatGAGGAGCGGGCTGGGGCTTCCCGAAAGGCGGCTGAAGATGCTGATGACAATCAGATCAGCTCGCCTCTATTTTCTTGGAAACTCGATCTATTTTTCTTGTACAACTGTCAGCCCGACTCCCGTATTTCAAGTGCTTGGCCACCGCGAGCTCTGCGTTTCAGCGCTGGGATTAGCGTGGCCCCGGTCAGACGCGCTTTCCCCAGGCCCGTGCCAGGTCCCACCGTGCCGGCCCAAAGGACGTGGGCTCTGTGGGACGGGAGCAGAGCAAAGCCTTTGGTTCCAGCAGTGTGGGTCCCCTGGCGCAGCTCTGGCAGGGAACACGGGCTGGAGACCCTCAGGATGGGCAGAAGCCCCCCCTTCCTCCACCCCAGGGATGTCCCTTGTCCCCCCCAAATTGCCCAGCCCACCCCATggcaaaagctgctttttctttcaaaacaaccCACGGAGGGTCCGGTGCCAAGGCGAGGGCTGCGAGGAGCCCGGGAGATTTATTGCTGAGGAAATACTTTCTCCAGCGAGGGCCGGCGGCCGCGGCAGGAACAATGGGAGATTCGCGACGCGAACAAAGCTGATGTCGTTCTTCTTTTTATCAACGCGTTTTCCTTGCGGAGCCTCCCTTCCTGGAAGTGGGAGATGCAGCTTCCCCCGCGCGCCGGCCGTGTAATCAGCAGGAATGGCCATATCCTGGCTGGGAAGCGAGCTGTGAAACGCTGTCCCCCGCCGTGATTTATGAGCCCGTGGCAGCGGCCAGCGGCGGGGCTGGCCCGGGGACAAGGTGCCAGGGCGCGTGCAATATCCACGTATTCTTTCTGCTCCTCGCCAGGTCCCCGGGGAGCTGCCGGAGGAAGTTAATGGATTAGACACACACGTTccacttgatttttatttttttttattgccgCGTCTTTCCAAATGCCTTTAGCAGACGCGCGAGCACAATggggccgggcgggcagcggggcagcAGCCTCCCTGCAAAGGTCACTGTGGAGAGGGTCTGCtcggggacacggggacagccTGTCCTGAGCGGGCACCGACCCTCCCTGTGCTCAGCACCGGCTCACCGCCGCGACGGGCAGAGTTAAGGTGACTCCAGCTCCTTCGCTGGCCAAGAGCCTCGGGGCATCGCAGCCCCTTGCCCGCAGGGTTCTGGGCACCGAGCAGGTCTCTCGATGTGCCCGGAGCTGTAACATCCTTCCCGGGGGGCTCACGGGTGTGAAAGCGGCCGGTTTCCCTCCCGTGCTGCCGCGCCGCACCGTGCAATCCTCACCCGATACCGGGgatatgaaataattattccGAGTGATCAGATTTTAATTATGCAACACGGAGGATGATTATTGCATGCCAAATTGGTGCCGAGTGCTTAGTTATGTATACGCCAAATTTAGTCTATACTATTATACCCAGTGGGTGGCCGTAGACAATCAGGAAGTAATTAGTTTCGCTGGAGGTTGCTCGCCCGCCCGGTTTGCCGCGCTGTCTGGGGAGCGTCGTGCTGCGCTCGGTGAATACGGCGGGCTCCGGGTTCAATACCGTCTTTTTGTGACAAGCTAATAAGCTGTCTGCGTGGCGGCCTGTAATTAGCGCTGTCGATATTCATTTGGAAGCGGAGGCCGCGCTGAGCGGCTCCGCCGACGGCGCTTCCCTTTGTCGAGGCTCTCGGCCGGTCCCACCCCGCGGTGGGTGCGGAGGGATGGGGATGCGGTTGGGCGCCGGGTGCATGTGGCACCCGTGGGTCCCCACTGAGGAAAGCGCCCAGCCGTGAGGGGGTTCAGCCCCCGAGACTGAAACCTGCCCCCCACCAGCCTGGCCCCATCCCTTGTGGGGGAGCCGCCGGGTGTGGGGTGTCCCCCAGTGCCCTGTGGTGCCGAAGGCTGAGCTGGTGTGGGGATGCGGCGCTGGGGAGATGGGGATGTGCGGGGGGCTTTGGCTGgggtggctgtcccctccccggAGCTGTGGGCTGCTCTCCCCAGGGAGCCCCGAGCATTGCTGGAGGGTGCTGAGGTGCTCAATGGTCACGCCTGATCCTGCGGGGCCCGGGCTCGTCTGTTGGGGTCTCACCTGCAGAATCGGTGGGGGCCTGGGGCTGCGCTGGCTGGGGGGCACCAGGGCATCGCCCCCGGGGTCCGCGGGCAGCCGGTCAGCGCTGTGGGGCGCTGGGGAATGGCCCGGATCTGCTGGGTGGGAGCTGGCTGAAGTATGGAGCAACTTTTACCTCTGTCACACAAAGGaaactttcctcctcttctcgTCGGAGATGCTCACTCCATTGAGATGATTGGCATACTGGAGAGCCGAGAAACTAAATTGTTTATACGCTAATGAATAGAAGCTTGATTGCAAGATCCTGTTTGGAAAATTATAGTGCTGAATTGAAGCCGTACAATTACATCCAAAATGCTGCATATTCATTTCATCTGCTTTGCATAGAGATTAACAAGCGAGCCCTAAAGCAGGCTCTGAAATTAAAGCTAACACCAGATTTAGTCACAGGTTACAAACTAAATGGCATTGTTTGATGGATGTGAATCTTTACCACCTGCCTGCCTGATGATTGCGAGCAGCTTACCAGACAGCGAAGGAAAAAGTTTCTCCCAATGAAGGAAGCATAATAAGATGCTGGGCTGGAAgtgccccctccccgcgggcagccccccCCGGGCAGATGTCTGCAGTgggcctggggaaggggctccTGGCTCCGGCGTGCCAGAGGCTGCGCCCGCTCTGCGGAGGGATGGAGGGTGGCCCCGAGAGCCCCGCAAGCTCCCAGGTGCTGGGTCCATCCAACCCCCCGGCTGGGCTGGGTCCCTCCAGccggggctgctctccaggggCTGCATGGGGGGGATGGTCTTGCGGGGTCCCCATCAGTCCTGGAGCCTCCGTGCTGAATCACCCACgggctccttcccctccttggAAGGGCCGGGGTGCTGTGGAGGGTGGGGGGCTCTTGCTCCCTCAGCCGTGGGCAGCCCCTGTGGCACCCTGGCATGGGGCTTTGCTGCCTGTCTGCTGtctgcctcctccctctgcACTGCTCCCACCCTGCGGGCGGGGGCCAGGGGAGGGCACAGGGGGTGTGCGAGGGCACAGGACCTCCTGCTGCCACCCGCACTGCCAGGGGAGCGATGGGCTGTGGGTGtgagcagcaggctgggggcTCCAGACAGCCTTGGCTCCCAGCAGGGATCCTGCTGCTTTGGGAATAGCCGGGGGGTCCCCAGCGCACGCCGGGGACAGCGGCTCGGGGGGTCCCTGCGTGTGGGCCCCGGCGGGGCAGAGACCACAGCACTTGCTCTGCAAATCAgacacctttatttttttcctttaaaagtcaGTTACCAAACTGCAGCGTAGTGTATCCCTACGGACAGGCTGGTCTGTCTCTACTGTGCTACGGGACAGCCCAGCCACAGCTCCACGAGCCCCCAGTCCCCAGCAGGGACactgccagcccctgccagctcctcctggccaGCTCAGGGGTGCCTGTCCCATcaccccccatgtcccccacaGCCAGCGTGGCTGCTCCCAGTCTCCATTTCTGTTTGACACTTCCCCATCTCACCCCTCCGACACTTTCCCAACGCCCTCTCGCAAACAGTCGAGGCAGGTCGGCACCTCCTCGCTCCCTCCCCAAACCTGCCCGGGCCGAAGGGGACACGTGGCACAGCCAGGGCCTCGCCTCGGCCCTTcacccagggctgggctccTTCCTTATGCACTCACTCCACCCAGGACACTCACACTTCTGAGACCAAACCCCAACCACGCCGTTACACCAGGGAGCAGCCTGCAGCCACCAGCTGCTCAGAGAGGCACAGGAGGGCTCTCCCCCCCCGACCCCAAGACACGGGGTGCAGGAAAAGGCACCTGTGGGGAGAGGCAGTGGTGGCTTTGCCGTTTGGGGACATGGCAGTGGGGCTGCTGTCCCCAAAAGCTGGGCTGGGCGCAGCGTGGCACTGGTGGACACAGGGTGCCCTGGAGAGACCCGGCCTGTGGCAGTGTGGCACCGCGTTGGGGAGCCGGGCAGGGGAGCTGCTCCGCTCCCGGGGGTGTTTCTGCCCTGGAGCATCCCACAGGGAATGCTGCCTGGGTGGGAGCTCCCTGGAGCAAGTCACACCAGCGCCGTccccacccagcaccctcctCGCCCTCCCGAGCCGGCGATGGCGATGGCACACAccctgccaggggctggggctgcctgcagcCGCCCGGCCAGTGAAGGGACGTGGTGACGAAGGCGAAACGTGCCCCTGCcgggcagcagctgagctgggcaGGGACCCCACGCAGGACCCCGTGCAGCAGCGCTGGCTGCGTGCGCAGGGACAGGACAGGGCAGCGGGAAGGCAGTGCGAGCTGGTGCAGGCCAAGGGTCACATCCTGCGTGGCAGCCCCGTGCATGGCAGGGGGACCTGCTGTGTGGGACAGGGACGGGAAAGGGACCTGCCTCCCAGCCTGGGCATGGGGGCCACCAACCCCAGCACGGGCTGGTGGCACGGCGTGGATGGAGCTGCTGGGACTGTCTGCCAGCCAGCTGCCACCTCCTGCGGTCCCACTAAGAGGGGACCCTGCTGGGCCCCACGGCAGCGTCCAGCTCTGGTTCATGCAGCTCATCTTCTGAGAAGCTGATGTGCAAGCAGGTGTCATCCGCAGCGAAGGGCAGCGTGCTGTCCGTGGGGCTGGCCAGGGCGGCCAGGTCCTTGGCCAGGGCCTCGCTGGCCGCAGGGTCGCGGATGCTGGCCAGGGGGGACGGCTGCCCACCCTCCCCAGTCCTGTCCTTGCCCAGAGCGCGCTGGCAGGTGCCAGCAAGGATGGGCTCGGTGCTGGAGGCAGCGCTCCACGCAGGAGTCCTTGCCTCGGGGTCCGCGAGGGTGAGCGAGCTGGCAGCGATGCTGGTGAGGCTGGAGacgctggggctgggcaggctcACGTGGGCGGCACTCTCGGGCTTCCCCTCCGCTTCCAGGCTCGGGGAGGTCTTGCTTGACCTCTTGCGTAGGATGGGCGGTGGCGGGTTGAGCTTGGGGATGGGCTGCTGCCGCCTGggaagcaaaagcagagaaaggaggtgACAGGCAAGTACTTACCTGCACAGGGGGCTTGGCCTGTGCTGTGCAGGGTCTGCTCTGGGAGTTCCCCCTCCTGCCAGCGGGAGACAGAGGTGGCACATCCTACCTGTCCTCGTCCCCTCTGTCTGTGTCGTCCGCCTTCTGCCGGCTGCTCCCGTTGAGCAGAGCGACCTCGCTGACCTCGGAGCCCTCCACGCGCCGGCTGAGCCCGTCCTGcccctccagcacagccaggcacTCGTCCCCCTCCTTGCTGCCGTAGCGGTGGCCGCCCCTCTCCAGGCTGCTGAGGTTGAGGTAGGAGTCCCCGgggcccagggctggcagcgagCCGGGGGCCACGGGGCTGCCCAGGATGCTGGCGGGGGTGGAGGTGGACGGCGGGTGGACGTCCACGCTGTAGTGGTTCTTCAGGTTCAGGGAGAGGGACTGAGCCAGGGAGAGGTTTTGCAAGGAGCGGTCAACTGGTGAGAGAGGGACAAGGGGCGCATGAAGAGCTGGGGACATCCCACCTGGCTGCTCCCCGGGACCACGAGGGGTGCAGAGATGCTCCAAAGGGATGGTGCTGGAAGCATCCCGgcccccaaacacccccccccttcccccggtGCGGGGTCTGCCGTGCTCACCCGGCTGCCGGTGCTGCTCCCGGGCCTCCAGCGCGGTCAGCTGCCGCACCAGCAGCGAGACGTGCTGCAGCAGGTCGCGGTTGGTCAGCAGGAGCTGCCGGACCCGGGCCTGCGCCTCGATCCGCGCCGCCGTTTCGGCCGCCAGTTGGTCCTTCAGGAGCTGCACCTGCGGGGAGGGACGGTGCGGGCCGGGCCGAGCAtcgccgggacccccccggggccgggccgagcatcgccgggacccccccggggccgggccgagcatccccggga is a genomic window of Nyctibius grandis isolate bNycGra1 chromosome 16, bNycGra1.pri, whole genome shotgun sequence containing:
- the LOC137670904 gene encoding carboxyl-terminal PDZ ligand of neuronal nitric oxide synthase protein-like, giving the protein MPVKNRYNLVDDGCDSRVPLHNEEAFQHGIHFQAKYIGSLDVPRPNSRVEIVAAMRRIRYEFKAKNIKKKKVSIIVSVDGVKVILRKKQKRKEWTWDESKMVVMHDPVYRIFYVSHDSQDLKIFSYIARDGANNSFRCNVFKSKKKSQAMRVVRTVGQAFEVCHKLSLQHALHSADGQADGASDKSAEEQPLEVHQIKGSKITDVDEVGIDSDGICVSERGPRELPAPRGDLSMLKPGQAPKDKNGQVQLLKDQLAAETAARIEAQARVRQLLLTNRDLLQHVSLLVRQLTALEAREQHRQPVDRSLQNLSLAQSLSLNLKNHYSVDVHPPSTSTPASILGSPVAPGSLPALGPGDSYLNLSSLERGGHRYGSKEGDECLAVLEGQDGLSRRVEGSEVSEVALLNGSSRQKADDTDRGDEDRRQQPIPKLNPPPPILRKRSSKTSPSLEAEGKPESAAHVSLPSPSVSSLTSIAASSLTLADPEARTPAWSAASSTEPILAGTCQRALGKDRTGEGGQPSPLASIRDPAASEALAKDLAALASPTDSTLPFAADDTCLHISFSEDELHEPELDAAVGPSRVPS